A genomic region of Colius striatus isolate bColStr4 chromosome 20, bColStr4.1.hap1, whole genome shotgun sequence contains the following coding sequences:
- the OMG gene encoding oligodendrocyte-myelin glycoprotein — protein sequence MTATMEYQILNTSTCLLVLLFCIPTALGICPSNCTCSGNDRNVDCSGRNLTVLPHALQDNITYLNLSFNQFVDLDHQLTRFTNLRTLDISNNWLKNVPAHLPKSLWELYAINNNIKVLQKLDTAYQWNLKVLDVSRNMVERAVLINNTLSSLKFLNLSSNKLWTVPTNMPYNIETVDLSNNFLSQILPGTLVRLHHLTSLYLHNNKFTYIPDKAFDQLFQLQVVTLHNNPWSCSDKQHIQYLLNWVQGTAATVTGAPCANQSELWINATPTAAMDSGLMIKGMKAADKATEPSKVTKMHKQFKGKEGAPLGTSGQTVLFTSTDRPLLLYPEDLTTPKVSSQEAAATHTIHIKDSTEASSSLTHSTGPSTTPMTLSITSGIPTNYSRRPQSTTATLRKEESTTNTLNTRVPSTASVCDVYLVYVVMLNAVATFLVQGLVACESS from the exons ATGACG GCAACAATGGAATACCAGATATTGAATACATCTACCTGTCTGCTGGTCCTTCTGTTTTGCATACCCACTGCTTTGGGTATCTGTCCTTCTAACTGTACATGCTCAGGAAACGACAGGAATGTGGACTGTTCAGGCAGAAACTTAACTGTACTGCCCCATGCACTGCAAGACAACATTACATACTTAAATCTGTCCTTTAACCAGTTTGTAGATCTTGATCATCAGCTCACAAGATTCACCAATTTGAGGACCCTTGATATTTCAAATAATTGGCTCAAGAACGTTCCTGCTCATCTGCCCAAGTCCTTGTGGGAATTATATGCCATAAACAACAACATCAAAGTCCTACAGAAGCTCGATACAGCTTACCAGTGGAATCTCAAAGTGCTCGATGTTTCCAGGAATATGGTGGAAAGAGCTGTTCTGATCAACAACACGCTCAGCAGCCTCAAGTTTCTCAATCTCAGCAGCAACAAGCTTTGGACAGTTCCCACCAATATGCCCTACAACATAGAGACAGTGGATCTATCCAACAACTTTTTGTCTCAGATACTTCCAGGAACACTGGTGAGACTACATCACCTTACGAGCCTCTACCTGCACAACAACAAGTTCACATACATTCCTGACAAAGCTTTTGATCAGCTCTTTCAGCTGCAAGTGGTCACACTACACAACAACCCGTGGTCCTGCAGCGACAAACAGCACATCCAGTACCTGCTGAACTGGGTGCAGGGCACTGCTGCCACTGTCACAGGGGCTCCCTGTGCTAACCAGTCTGAGCTCTGGATCAACGCCACACCAACTGCAGCTATGGACTCTGGCCTCATGATCAAGGGAATGAAGGCGGCTGACAAAGCCACTGAACCGAGCAAAGTGACCAAAATGCATAAACAATTTAAGGGTAAGGAAGGGGCTCCCCTGGGGACCTCAGGCCAAACCGTCCTGTTCACGAGCACGGACCGACCGCTGCTTCTCTACCCAGAAGACCTGACAACTCCAAAGGTGAGTTctcaagaagcagcagccacacacaccATCCACATCAAAGATTCAACTGAGGCGAGCTCAAGCCTGACTCATTCAACAGGACCATCCACCACCCCTATGACTTTAAGCATCACCAGTGGAATCCCAACCAACTACTCCAGAAGGCCTCAGAGCACAACTGCTACCTTGAGGAAAGAGGAATCCACGACAAACACTTTGAATACTCGTGTGCCCTCCACAGCAAGTGTCTGTGACGTGTATTTGGTTTATGTTGTAATGCTTAACGCAGTGGCAACGTTTCTTGTCCAAGGGCTTGTAGCATGTGAAAGTTCCTGA
- the EVI2A gene encoding protein EVI2A, with amino-acid sequence MKTEGCSKTHFAFPAVIIFSLCLQTSANHTNDPRAINETWNPTSQNLSGRQNTTETNTNSPLSIDFSSKVTTLETQPSTLQSSPSTTAQNSSPCPARSAAPATGGPRNPGKPKGTMAKEPCEDNKSLILICFIIIAVLVLICTFLLLATVVLANKMSSLRKAHRGKRRPRSNGDILATNSLWPTAAGTWQRMPKETTATDLIMQELISGRDAETQRKTEDESTEKLTKEIDKQEKHPSKSPKPILANFVVEI; translated from the coding sequence ATGAAGACAGAGGGATGCAGTAAAACACACTTCGCCTTCCCTGCTGTGATAATCTTTTCTTTGTGTCTGCAAACAAGTGCAAACCATACCAATGATCCTAGGGCTATAAATGAAACCTGGAATCCTACCAGCCAAAACCTGAGTGGAAGGCAGAACACAACAGAAACCAATACAAATTCCCCCCTGAGTATTGATTTCAGCAGCAAAGTGACTACTTTGGAAACGCAGCCAAGTACCCTGCAATCCTCACCCTCCACAACGGCCCAAAATTCAAGTCCTTGCCCTGCCAGGAGTGCTGCTCCTGCCACGGGAGGACCCAGGAACCCCGGCAAACCCAAGGGCACAATGGCAAAAGAACCGTGTGAAGACAATAAGTCTCTTATTCTGATCTGCTTCATTATAATTGCAGTACTTGTGCTCATCTGCACCTTCTTATTGCTGGCCACAGTCGTCCTAGCAAACAAAATGTCATCTCTCAGAAAAGCCCATCGGGGAAAACGGAGGCCCAGGAGCAACGGTGACATTCTGGCAACTAACAGCTTGTGGCCAACTGCAGCAGGAACGTGGCAGAGGATGCCTAAGGAGACAACTGCAACTGACCTGATAATGCAAGAGTTAATATCAGGGAGAGATGCCGAGACCCAAAGGAAAACTGAAGACGAAAGTACAGAGAAACTCACCAAAGAAATAGATAAACAGGAAAAACACCCGTCAAAGTCACCCAAACCCATTCTAGCCAATTTTGTAGTTGAGATTTAA
- the EVI2B gene encoding protein EVI2B gives MTSHQVILILLCGEIWKSLCTAIPQMAPVKERSACTSIRSPTEDKALLYQLQATGASAHKSRRALSAAPGPQFPEANTEPSDGSWIAALIIGIILISMIAAIIVIVLWKCCRRPVLVDSNWAGPSPFADGDTPDVFVDSDQGTKRSSVLFMLPWKLKQDTNLQHDPTALDKPSHCTTSNENSQLPSTSQAHITASASLPNAEEPPAPTAEAASCAPNSCPHPEPSPTSLHLPPPPDWLKEPVEDHSSDLSKDQELHSETEEQLPPPPDVLVQEIPQPVPQLPQPQHPS, from the coding sequence ATGACCAGCCACCAGGTAATTCTGATTCTCCTCTGTGGAGAAATCTGGAAATCACTTTGTACAGCAATACCTCAAATGGCTCCCGTGAAAGAAAGAAGTGCATGTACCAGTATCAGGAGCCCAACAGAAGACAAAGCCCTGCTGTATCAATTGCAAGCAACAGGAGCCAGTGCACACAAGTCTAGAAGAGCACTGAGTGCTGCGCCAGGTCCCCAGTTCCCCGAGGCGAACACAGAACCGAGCGATGGGAGCTGGATAGCAGCACTCATCATTGGCATCATTTTGATCAGTATGATAGCAGCTATTATTGTAATTGTTCTGTGGAAATGCTGCAGGAGGCCAGTTCTGGTTGACTCAAACTGGGCAGGTCCTTCTCCATTTGCAGATGGAGACACACCAGATGTCTTTGTGGACTCGGATCAGGGCACCAAACGTTCATCTGTTCTGTTTATGTTGCCTTGGAAATTGAAACAAGACACAAACTTACAGCATGACCCCACTGCACTGGACAAACCATCCCACTGTACCACCAGCAATGAAAACAGCCAACTGCCTTCCACAAGCCAAGCCCACATCACAGCCAGTGCTTCGCTTCCCAACGCAGAGGAGCCTCCAGCTCCCACCGCAGAAGCAGCGAGCTGTGCACCCAACTCCTGTCCTCACCCAGAGCCTTCACCCACATCCCTCCATCTCCCACCTCCACCCGACTGGCTCAAGGAACCAGTGGAGGATCACAGTTCAGATCTCAGCAAGGACCAGGAACTTCACTCAGAAACAGAGGAACAACTGCCCCCCCCACCTGATGTACTCGTTCAAGAGATTCCCCAGCCAgtgccccagctgccacagccaCAACATCCTTCCTAG